A part of Oncorhynchus masou masou isolate Uvic2021 chromosome 30, UVic_Omas_1.1, whole genome shotgun sequence genomic DNA contains:
- the LOC135523074 gene encoding telethonin-like has translation MLYTHKINSLNSGDVYLVNAHCDVKEKDQEKKESYQATWLDLVMETRPEQQTTLFENDSSRKETYKQKQVAHFLVQRNPSQRIKMGTRGGMLKEYQLPYKNAIRVPIFTLSKAVPSKDLYRSPSPSEYKSIMEFETIAKGVCSDKQEIFEITKDLPKVSQPIRVNFRASSLISPTREFSHSFRG, from the exons aTGCTCTACACACACAAGATTAACAGTCTAAACAGTGGGGATGTGTATCTGGTAAATGCCCACTGCGATGTAAAGGAGAAGGACCAGGAGAAGAAGGAGTCCTACCAGGCCACTTGGCTGGACTTGGTGATGGAAACGAGACCAGAACAACA GACCACATTGTTTGAAAACGACTCCTCGAGAAAGGAGACCTACAAGCAGAAACAGGTGGCTCATTTCTTGGTCCAGAGAAACCCCAGTCAGAGGATCAAGATGGGCACAAGGGGTGGAATGCTGAAGGAGTACCAGCTGCCATACAAGAACGCCATCCGTGTGCCCATCTTCACTCTCAGCAAAGCCGTCCCATCCAAAGACCTGTACAGATCACCTTCTCCATCAGAGTACAAGTCTATCATGGAATTTGAGACGATCGCCAAAGGAGTATGTTCAGATAAACAGGAGATTTTCGAAATCACTAAGGACTTACCTAAGGTCTCCCAACCTATCCGTGTTAACTTCAGGGCATCTAGTCTTATATCCCCAACACGTGAGTTTTCACACTCCTTCAGGGGTTGA
- the LOC135522053 gene encoding frizzled-6-like → MIPRLVWVCLALIGARSCHAHSLFTCEPIKVHRCLGMLYNMTFFPNMMEHYDQDIAASRMEPFMPLVNLRCSPDVHHFLCQAFIPACTEDTKVIQPCRDLCEKVRSDCRKDIGTFGITWPPELQCDRLEYCLYSPDGSALPPTRLTTPKTSLSAKRDMGFWCPLQLKTRPGQGSTFLGAGDCAPPCSNMYFKPHEIEFAKTFIGVCSIVCLCATLFTFLTFLIDVKRFRYPERPIIFYAVCYSFVSLIYFIGFLLGNNASCNKAVHPAAMDTVVLGSQSKGCTLLFMLLYFFSLAGIVWWVILTITWFLAAGPKWSCEAIEKKAVWFHSVAWGIPGALTVMLLALNKVEGDNISGVCFVGLYDLDALRYFVLAPLCIGVVVGLSLLLAGIVSLNNVRQVIQHDERNQEKLKKFMIRIGVFSGLYLVPLVTLQGCYIYEQSQRSTWENTWINDRCQEYSIPCSHKTTESGRPDLSLFLIKYLMTLVVGISAVFWVSSKKTCSEWAFFFNRARKKDPISESRRVLQESCEFFLKHNSRVQHKKNHYNPGSHKLKVISKSMGTSTGASATGNHCTSAVGNHGAIRGQASFSEARGSSDVSAREKLERGSSTRGSRLGERDRERQPSGQALSGGREGAERRSKKGSSSKVSSRSESFHRVPEGRMTPRSELSETRQMPSGQHLALSHSHSGSAKGSVPHLVRQLPEEKNEKDSSC, encoded by the exons ATGATACCTAGGCTGGTCTGGGTGTGCCTGGCACTGATAGGGGCGAGGAGCTGCCACGCCCACAGTCTGTTTACCTGTGAACCCATCAAGGTGCATCGCTGCCTGGGGATGCTCTACAACATGACCTTCTTCCCCAACATGATGGAGCACTATGACCAGGACATAGCAGCCAGCAGGATGGAG CCCTTCATGCCGTTGGTCAATCTGCGCTGCTCTCCAGACGTACATCACTTCCTGTGTCAGGCCTTTATCCCAGCATGCACTGAGGACACCAAAGTGATCCAGCCATGTCGTGACCTGTGTGAGAAAGTGAGGTCAGACTGCAGGAAGGACATCGGCACCTTCGGCATCACCTGGCCTCCGGAGCTGCAGTGCGACAG ATTGGAGTATtgcctctactctcctgatgGCTCAGCCCTGCCACCAACCAGACTGACCACACCCAAGACCTCTCTGTCTGCCAAGAGGGACATGGGCTTCTGGTGCCCCCTTCAGCTGAAGACTCGGCCCGGCCAGGGATCCACTTTCCTGGGTGCCGGGGACTGCGCTCCCCCTTGCTCCAACATGTACTTCAAGCCCCATGAGATCGAGTTCGCCAAGACCTTCATCGGGGTGTGCTCCATCGTCTGCCTCTGCGCCACGCTCTTCACcttcctcaccttcctcatcGATGTCAAACGCTTCCGCTACCCCGAACGGCCAATCATCTTCTACGCCGTGTGCTACAGCTTCGTGTCGCTCATCTACTTCATCGGCTTCCTGCTGGGGAACAATGCATCCTGCAACAag GCAGTGCACCCGGCTGCCATGGACACGGTGGTGCTGGGCTCCCAGAGTAAAGGCTGTACGTTACTCTTCATGCTACTCTACTTCTTCTCCCTGGCCGGCATCGTCTGGTGGGTCATCCTCACCATCACCTGGTTCCTGGCCGCCGGGCCCAAGTGGAGCTGCGAGGCCATCGAGAAGAAGGCTGTGTGGTTCCACTCTGTCGCCTGGGGGATCCCTGGAGCACTAACCGTCATGCTACTGGCTCTCAACAAGGTGGAGGGAGATAACATCAGCGGGGTGTGCTTCGTGGGGCTCTATGATCTGGATGCGCTGCGGTACTTTGTGCTGGCGCCACTGTGTATCGGGGTTGTGGTTGGGCTGTCTCTGCTCCTGGCTGGGATCGTGTCGCTCAACAACGTGCGTCAGGTGATCCAGCACGATGAGAGGAACCAGGAGAAGCTGAAGAAGTTTATGATCCGTATTGGGGTGTTCAGTGGTCTGTACCTGGTGCCCCTGGTCACTCTGCAGGGGTGTTATATCTATGAACAGAGCCAGCGCTCCACCTGGGAAAACACCTGGATCAATGACCGTTGCCAGGAGTACAGCATTCCCTGCTCACACAAG ACTACAGAGTCTGGTCGTCCAGACCTGTCCCTATTCCTAATTAAATACCTGATGACTCTGGTGGTTGGGATCTCAGCTGTGTTCTGGGTCAGCAGCAAGAAGACCTGCTCAGAATGGGCCTTCTTCTTCAACAGGGCCAGGAAGAAAGA CCCCATTAGTGAGAGCCGCAGAGTTCTCCAGGAGTCCTGTGAGTTCTTCCTCAAACACAACAGCCGTGTCCAGCACAAGAAGAACCACTACAACCCCGGCTCCCACAAACTCAAGGTCATCTCCAAGTCCATGGGCACCAGCACCGGTGCCTCAGCCACAGGCAACCACTGCACCTCAGCAGTGGGCAACCATGGGGCCATCCGGGGCCAGGCTTCTTTCTCTGAGGCCAGGGGCTCATCTGATGTCTCTGCCAGGGAGAAGCTGGAGAGGGGCAGCTCCACCCGTGGCTccaggctgggggagagggacagggagaggcagcCCAGTGGACAGGCCCtgtctggggggagagagggggcagagagacgtAGTAAAAAGGGCAGCTCCAGCAAGGTTAGCAGCCGCTCAGAGAGCTTCCACAGAGTCCCAGAGGGAAG GATGACTCCCAGGAGTGAACTATCAGAGACGAGACAGATGCCCAGTGGACAGCACCTGGCTTTAAGCCACTCCCACAGCGGCAGTGCGAAAGGCTCCGTCCCTCACCTGGTTCGCCAGTTACCAGAGGAGAAAAATGAGAAGGACAGCAGCTGCTGA